The genomic stretch ACCCTGTCGCGCGCTGTGCTGCTGTTCTCCATCCACAAGACCATCGGCGTTGCCGCCTTCTTTACCGGGCTGGCCCGCATAGTCTGGGCGCTGTCCCAGCCCAAACCGGGGCTGTTGCACCCTGAAAACAAACCCGAAGCCCTGGCCGCAGAGGTGGTGCACTGGGTTCTTTACGGCGCCATGGTGGCCACCCCTCTGACCGGCTGGATCCACCATGCCGCCAGCACCGGGTTTGCCCCTATCTGGTGGCCCTTTGGCCAGGAGCTGCCTTTTGTGGCCAAGTCTGATGCCACCGCAGCTCTGTTTGGCGCGCTGCATTGGATTTCAACCAAGACGCTGATGGTCACCTTTGGCCTGCATGTAGCGGGCGCGCTGAAGCATGTGGTGATCGACCGCGACGCAACCCTGCGCCGCATGTTGCCCAACTCCGGCGATCTGCCAACACCGCCGGCGCAAAAGCACAGTCTAGTTCCTGCAGCTATCGCAGCAGTGATCTGGGCGGCGGTCCTGACCGGTGGCGTCATGCTGGCGCAGAGCACACCGCATGATCACGATGGCCACAGCCACGCCGAGGCAAGCCCTGCGGCTCAGGCCGGGGCGCAAAGTGAAAACCAGGCCAGCAACGGCACAGGCAACTGGACCGTGCAGGACGGAAAACTCGCCCTGACCATTCAACAAATGGGCAGCAGCGTCAGCGGCTCCTTTGCCAACTGGCAGGCAGATATCACCTTTGACAACCCGGATGCCCCCGGCCCCGCAGGCCAGGTCGCGGTTGAGATCGACATTACCTCCCTCACCCTGGGCACCGTCACAGATCAGGCCATGGGCGCGGACTATTTTGACAGCGCCACCTACCCAAAGGCCCGGTTTGAGGCTCAGTTGGAAAAGCTGGAGACCGGATACCAAGCGGTTGGAGAGCTGACGATCCGTGACAAGACCCAGCCCCTCACCCTGCCCTTCACCCTGCAAATCGATGGCGACACGGCTCAGATGCAGGGCCAGACTGTGGTGAACCGGCTTGATTTTGACATCGGAGCGGGCACCCAAGACGAGGGCACTCTGGGCTTTGAGGTTGTTCTGGATATTTCCCTGACAGCCCAACAGACCAACTAACGCCGCGCCCCATTCTTAGACCACCACTCACACCACGCAGCAAACCTCTCCGGGGAAACCTGGGGAGGTTTTCCGTTTTACGGATCGTGGCCTGGCCCATCGGTAGTGGTTAATGGATTGGGGGGCTTGGTACACCTCGACAGCCTGCCATGTCTGCGCCATTCTGACGGGATGTTGGCCTGCATCTCCTATGATACAAACTACACTAGCAAATGGACTGGCCCGCTCTGGCTTGTTTACTCAGTCGCAAACGCCAAGTGGTTCGCGCAGCAAAGCACCCTCGCGCAAGGAAGCGCCGTCTTTTATCTGAAGAACGACGAGCGCCCCGGGGACAGCCTGTTGCGGGTGCTGTGGGAGATCGAAGATCACCACCCAAAAGTTGCGGACATCCAGATACAGGGCCTCGCACTCTCAACCGCCGAATTCAACGCACTCTCTCCTGGTCTGCAGAATCAGGGGTTTGACATCACAGAACGACCCGCTGGCTTTATCGTCAATCGACGCCACAGCAGCCTTTGAGTGCCACCAGGGTTTCTCACATAAAAAACGCCGCCTCCCTCAGGGAAGCGGCGCCTTCATGTCATTGCTTTCAGCAGGGAAACAGCTGTTACTCAGCTTTCATCGCTTCAACAGAGATCTGCACAGAGACCTCATCGCCTACATATGGCGCAAATTTGCCGAGGCCATAGTCAGACCGCACCAGCGTAGTGGTGGCATCAAAACCAGCCCAGGGCTTACCTGCCATTGGGTGATCGCCAACCTGGTTCAGGGTTGCGTCCAGAACCACGGATTTGGTGACGCCATTCAGGGTCAGATCGCCGGTGATGTGAGCTGTGGTGTCGCCTGTCACTTCAATCTTGCTGGAGGTGAAGGTGATCTGCTCGTCGCCCTCGGCGCCAAAGAAATCAGCGGACATGAAGTGATCAAACCGCGCCTGCCAGCCGGTCAACATGGAGTTCAGCGGCATGGAAACGGAAACACTGGAGTTTGCAGGGTCTTCCTGATCAAACATGATCTCGCCTTCAAAGCCCGAGAACATCCCAACGCCGGTCGAGAACCCGAGGTGGTTGTAGCTGAACACGATCTGGCTGTGGCTGGAGTCCAGGACATACTTCTCGGGGGCAGCAAAGGCTGCGGTTGTGCTCAGGCCGACAAGTGCTGCAGCAGCAAGGATCTTTTTCATTAGTTTTCGCTCCGTTGGTGAAGAGTGGTGTTTCAGTGTGGTCAAAACTTGTGAGCTTAACCTGTGGTCTGGGCGGCCAAATTGAAACCGGCATTTTCCAACATCATCTGTTGAGAAAAGAACAAAGGCCCTGCGCGGTGACGCAGAGCCCCTTATTTATCAAGGTTTCCCGGAGGGAGGGATCATATCTGCTCACGCAGGCGTGAACAAATCAATTGAACAATTGCACCGCGCCGCTCAGCTGGTCGCGCAATTGGCTGCGCGCCGCCGTGCTGCCAAGGGGAATCTCGATCAGTAGGCTGCCGTCATTTTCAAACAATTGCACTGCTCCGTCATTCAACCGGGCACCGCCAATGGTATCGTAGCTGCGGCGCAGAACCGTTTTGGGCTGCCCATGGGCATCGCAGCGCAGCACCCGCAACTCACGGCGCACCGGATCAAAACAGGCCTCTGGCGGCTGGCTCTGGTTACGGGTGGTCATCAACACCAGGCCGAGCACACAAAACAATACCGAGACACCAACCTTCAGCAGGCTCAGTTCAGGATCGGCAACATTGCTTGGAAACAGCCACAACCCGCTGGCGCTGACCAGTGTGGCAAGTCCCAGACCACGCAGCATAAGGATACGCACTCCCCAATTTGCCTCAAAGCTCAAAACCAGTGGCATCGCCGTCGCCAGGTTTCCAGCGGTGCGCGCGTTGCCCATAAATCTGGAACGGTACTGGTGCCCATAGGGCAGCGGGGCCTGGCTGGAAATGCTCATTATATGCCTCAATCTGCTGAACCGTCACCAACCCGGTGCGGATTAACGTTTTATTAACCAAGCTTGACGCGAGGAATGGGGCGACAATGGGGCGAGAGCTGGGAATTGTTGATTTCCCTTATCTTTTGGTCGACGTATTTGGTAAAACAGCATCTCACCCAGCCCTGCAATTGCCGCGGCAGCTGATGTTGCCCGCCTGAGATGTCTTTGTGACCTATTTCACCTTGCTCTTTGCGTCAAAGCAGCTATATGAGGCCATCCTTCCGCGACACATTCGATCCGCGCAGACTCTCGTGACAGGGCAGCGGAAGGCTCAACCGCCCGGTCTATGAAATGCGCCTTGAAACAAACTGGAGTTCGCATGCCCCTCTATGAGCATGTTATGATTGCGCGTCAGGATCTGTCCAACTCGCAAGCTGAAGGTCTCGTCGAACATTTTGGTGCCGTATTGGCTGACAACGAAGGTAAGCTCGTTGACAGTGAATACTGGGGCGTCAAAACGATGGCCTACAAGATCAACAAAAACCGCAAGGGCCACTATGCCTTCCTGCGCACCGATGCACCTGCAGCGGCTGTTCAGGAAATGGAACGCCTGATGCGCCTGCATGATGACGTGATGCGCGTTCTGACCATCAAGGTCGACGAGCACGCCGAAGGACCTTCGGTCCAGATGCAGAAACGTGACGAACGCGACACCCGTCGCGAGCGCCGCTGATCTAGCTTGAGAAAAGGACGCTAAACCATGGCAGCCAAACCATTTTTCCGCCGTCGTAAAGTCTGCCCCTTCTCGGGCGACAACGCGCCAAAGATCGATTACAAAGACACCCGTCTTCTGCAGCGCTACATCTCTGAGCGTGGCAAGATCGTACCTTCGCGTATCACCGCCGTTTCGGCAAAGAAGCAGCGTGAACTGGCCCGTGCTATCAAGCGCGCCCGCTTCCTCGCCCTGCTGCCCTATGCTGTTAAGTAAGGAGACCTGAGCAATGCAAGTTATCCTTCTTGAACGTGTGGCCAAGCTGGGCCAGATGGGCGACGTTGTAGACGTCAAACCCGGGTTTGCCCGCAACTTCCTGCTGCCCCAGGCGAAAGCCAAGGTCGCATCGGAAGCCAACCTGGCCGCCTTTGAAGAACAGAAAGCGCAGCTGGAAGCACGCAATCTGGAAACCAAGGCAGAAGCCGCCGCTCTGGCTGAAAAGCTGGACGGTCAGCAGTTCGTCGTGATTCGCTCCGCTTCGGATGCCGGTTCGCTTTACGGTTCTGTCACCACTCGTGACGCCGCCGATGCCGCCAGCGAAGCCGGGTTCTCGGTCGACAAAAAGCAGGTTGTTCTGATCGATCCGATCAAAGACCTCGGCCTGCACACCGTTTTGGTCAAACTGCACCCAGAAGTCGAAGCTCAGATCAAACTGAACGTAGCCCGTTCGGCCGAAGAAGCTGAGCTGCAGGCCTCTGGTAAATCGATCCAGGAGCTCGCTGCCGAAGAGGAAGCAGCTGCTGAATTCGAAATCTCTGAACTGTTTGACGATATCGGTTCTGCCGCATCTGACGACGATGACGAGGGCGATGCCCCCGCAGCGGCAGCTGACGAAGAGTCTGCAACCTGATCAGCTCTTTGATCAGACATCAATTAGAAAAGGCCATGCCCCTGCGGTGTGGCCTTTTTTCTTTTGGGCTGGCTCAATCCACTGCCCCGCCCTACGCTGGGGCGGTGTCACCTTTGGATTGTAGGGAGCAAAGCAGATGAATAGCCGAATTTTGACGGGTCTTTGTGGTGGTTTACTTGTCCTGGCAGTCTCCGCCTGCGACACCGTTCCGTTGGAGGCACCGCTGCAGGTCAGTGGCGCTCTGCCAAGTGGGTATGCCAATGATGAGGCCCAGTGCCGCGCCGAGGCCCGCCGTGTTGGCCAGGGCCATATCGGCAAGACCGCAGCCATCGTCGGGACAGGTGGCGCCCTGGGCGGTGCGCTTGAAGGCCACGACAAGGCACTGGCAGGGGCCGTCGTCGGGGCGGCCGTTGGAGCTGCGATTGGCGATGCCGAGGTCAAGCAGGCGCAGCGCAACTACCTGGTCCAATGTATGCAGCAGCGCGGTCACCCCGTAACGGGCTAGGGGATCAGAGCAGTTGATCGGCGCCTCCCGCAGAAGCACGCCATTCCCAGCCCCTCGCCCAGAGGGGCCGCTCTTCGAAGGCAGGTGGCCTAACTGTCCTCTTCCGGCAGATGTTCCAGAATGTCGCCGGGCTGGCACTCCAGAAACTGGCAGATCGCATCCAGCGTTGCAAAGCGCACGCCCTTGACCTTGCCGGATTTGAGCAGGGACAGATTGGCCTCGGTGATGCCAACCGCCGCGGCCAGTTCCCGGGATTTCACTTTGCGACGGACCAGCATCATATCAAGGTTCACACGGATCGGCATGCCTATCCCCTTATAGGAACTGGTTGTTTTCGTCTTCAATCTCTGCCGCGCGTGTCAAGGTCTCTGACAAGGCGACCATCACCACCGCGAGAACCAGAAACACTGTTTCGATCTCAAATGGGGACCATTCAATGTCCATAAGATCAGGTGCGACACGTCCCATCGACAGGGTCAGCGGCACCAGGTTCATAAAGGCATAGAGCCCCACCCACATCAGGGTCAGACCAACACCGCAAAGACGCAGCCGGTGCGCCAAGGCGCGAAACAGATGCGTACGCCCCAGTTTCAGCAACAGATGTGATTGCCAAAAGGTCATCAGCAGTCCGCCGACCACAACGACAGCAAAAAACAATCCCAGAGCGATGCCAATCGACGACGGGGCAAAATCCTGCGGCGGGAAATCTGCCAGCTCCCAGATCTCGTCATAGTTTCCGATCATCACCAGGCTACAGATCAGCACCATATAGGCCACCATCAGAACGCTGGTCACCCCCATTAGTATTCGTGCGACCAAGGCCATCGGCTTTCCCTTCCCATTTCCGTCCCGTCTTGCGGTCATCGCAGCCGACACCGTCGATGGCAAGAATTTTTTGTTTAACTAGTACTTTTTATCGTTTTACAGAAATTTCTTGTTGCAGATTAAAAATTCCCTCCTATGTTCCAGGCCGATCGCAACAGCAGGCAACCTGCTGCTGAATTTCAAACAAGGACTCTGGTAATGACCGACAAATTTGTGACCCCAAAACTGATCCTGACCGCCGCCGTCACCGCCCTGGGCCTAGGCGTGAGCGCCTGCGGCCTGTCGCCGGCCGCGCAACCGCTGCGCACCAGTGGCCCGATCTCAGCCAGCTACAACAGTGATCTGGTGGATTGCCGCCAAATCGCGATGCGATACGACAATGAGCTGACATCAGAAGGGGCCATGATCGGCGCTTTGATTGGTGCCGCAACCGGCGCCGGGGAATCCCACGAGGATGCCATTGCCGGAGCCGCCATTGGCGGGCTGATCGGCGCCGCAGAAGGCACAATGGACAAGGAAGAAAAGCAACGCGAGATGATCATTCGCTGCATGCAGAACCGGGACCATCCCGTAATCGGCTAACCCCGCCCCGCGTCTGAATGAGTAAGTTCCCGCCGATCTAGGCGGGGCTTTCTTTCCTTTCCCAAGGGAATGCCTAGGATGCCCCAATGCCCCCCCGACACTTCATTCCAACTGGTGGATTTCTCTGCATGATGACATTCAGAAACAGCGGCAAAACTATGATTCTTTTGCTGAGCTTGGCCGTGCCGCTGGCATCCACAGCCTGCAGCCCGGTCAAACCAGGTGGGGCAGGAACCCAAATCACCCCGCCGCTTTACCCTAATGAAACACCGCAACTGCGGCAAAGCATCAACCATTGGGCAGACCACTATGAGGTTCCGCGCGCCCTGGTACATCGCCTGGCAATCCGCGAAAGCACCCATCGCCCCAAGGCCATCAACCGCCCCTACTATGGCCTATTGCAGATCCTGCCGGCCACCGCACGTTCCATGGGCTTTTCCGGCGCGCCGAAGGACTTGCTGGATGCGGATACAAACCTTGAGTATTCGGTGAAATACCTGCGCGGCGCCTGGCTCTTGTCGGATGGCAGTTTTGATACTGCGGTCAAACACTATTCGCGCGGCTACTACTACGAGGCGAAACGGCGCGGCATGTTGAAAGAGACCGGATTGGTGAAATAACCCGCCCCCCGGTTCAACAAGCTGTGGTCGGTGCTGTGGCTCAAATTCGCCGGGACACCTGTCATTTTGCTGTTATCGTTACCGGATAGCTACGCTGCAAACTGACACTGGGAGTTTCTTCATGCCGATCTCACTTGACCGCCGGTCTTTTCTCGCTGGCAGCGCCGGCTTCATCGCGCTGCACCCGTTTTCTCTGCAGGCCGCCTCGAACCAGATGCATCTGCGATTGATGGAAACCACCGACCTGCATGTGCATGTCTTTCCGTATGATTATTACGCCGACAAACCCCGCGATACGGTAGGGCTGGCCCGCACCGCCTCGATCGTCAATGACATCCGGGCAGAGGCCACCAATGCGCTGTTGCTGGACAATGGCGATTTCTTGCAGGGCAACCCGATGGGGGACTACATCGCCTATGAACGCGGAATGCGCGAAGGCGATCTGCATCCAGTGATTGCCGCAATGAATACCGTGGGCTTTGATGCCTCGACACTGGGCAATCACGAGTTCAACTATGGCCTTGATTTCCTGATGAAATCCCTTGCCGGAGCGCAGTTCCCGGTGGTCTGCGCCAATATCGCCAAAGAAACCGGGGCTGGCCCGCGTGACGATAAAACCCTACTGCCCCCCTATGTGCTGATGGACCGCGAACTGACCGATGGTGCCGGCGCTAAACATGCGATCAAAATTGGCCTCATTGGCTTTGTGCCGCCGCAGGTGATGAACTGGGATCGCCGCCATCTAGAAGGTAATGTCCAGGCCCGTGATATCCTGCAGGCCGCACGTGCCTATGTGCCGGAAATGAAGGAGAAAGGCGCCGATATTATCATCGCTCTGTCCCACTCTGGCATTGGCGGGGGACAGGAAACTGATGGCATGGAGAATGCCTCATTGGTGCTGGCTGGTGTGGACGGCATTGACGCCATCATGACCGGCCATAGCCACCTGGTGTTTCCCTCCTCCAAATATGACGGGCTGGATGGTATCGACGTGGCCAAAGGGACCCTGCAGGGCAAACCCGCCACCATGGGCGGCTATTGGGGCAGCCACCTGGGGCTGATTGATCTGATGCTGGAACGCGACGCAGGTGGCTGGCGCGTTGTCGGCCATGCCGCTGAAGCCCGCCCCATTTCCAAACGGAATGAGGATCGATCAATCACCGCGCTGGTGAAAAGCGACGCACAGGTGCTGGCCTCTGTCGCCCAGCAGCACGAGGAAACCCTGGCCTATGTGCGCCGCGCGGTGGGGAAAACCGATGCGCCGCTGCATAGCTATTTTGCCCTGGTTGCCGATGACCCTTCGGTGCAGATCGTGTCGATTGCACAAAGCTGGTACATCGCCCAGATGCTGAAGGGCACCAAATACGAAGGCCTGCCAATTCTATCAGCCGCAGCCCCGTTCAAGGCTGGTGGCCGTGGCGGGCCTGAGTATTTCACCGATGTGCCAAAAGGCGATGTGGCGATCAAGAATGTCTCGGACCTATATCTTTACCCCAACACCGCCCGCGCGGTTCTGGTGACCGGCGCCCAGGTCAAGGACTGGCTGGAGCGTTCAGCCGGCATGTTCAATCAGGTAGAGCCGGGCAAGGCAGACCAGATCCTGCTCAACCCTGACTTCCCAAGCTACAATTTTGATGTGATGGACGGGGTGCGCTACCAGATCGACCTGAGCCAGCCGTCAAAATTCAGCAGCAAGGGCGTTCTGCAGAACCCAGAAGCCAATCGTATCGTCAACCTGACCTTCAACGGCGCGCCAATCGACCCAGCGGCCAAGTTCATCATTGCCACCAACAACTACCGTGCCGGCGGCGGCGGCGATTTCCCCGGCGCTATGGGGGACACCATCGTCTTTGAAGGGCCTGACACCAACCGCGATGTGATTGTGCGCTACATTGTGGAGAAGGGCACCATCAGCCCCCGCGCCGATGCCAACTGGAGCTTTGCGCCCCTGCCCGGCACCAGTGTTCTGTTCGATACCGGCCCCAAAGCAAGCGACTATGCCAAGGATGTTCAGGGTGTCACCCTGTCAGCCGCAGGCGACGGTCCCGATGGTTTTGCCCGCTTCCGCATTGACCTCTAGTAGGGTCGACCGTCCGGGCGGCTGACCCCGCCAGTAAACAAAATAGAAAAGGGCCCGCAGATCTGGCGGGCCCTTATTATTTATCAGGTGCAATCCTGGATATCAGCAACCGCCCTACGCCCGGATGCCATCCGTCCCGGTTGCAGCCATCATCGGCGCGACCTCGGCGACACTGTCCCAGCTCTCTGTCGTCTCAACATCCCGCAGCGCAGTTGCCACTGCAGCCGCAGGGCTGGCATCCGCACCCAAGGAGCGGGGTTGATGCGAGATCTGAAAATTCCCCATCAAATCAGCGAGTTTTCCCGCATCCGTTTTGAGCAATATACTGGCCGCTGTGGCCTCTTCCACCATCGCGGCATTTTGCTGCGTCACCTGATCAAGTTGAATCATGCCAGTATTGATCTCGTTAAGCCCTGTGGACTGTTCGACGGCACCTTCGGCAATATCGGAAACCTGTGTCGAGATCCGGCTCACCTGTTCAACGATGGTTTGCAGCGCGTCGCCCGCCTGCCCCACCAGATCCACGCCCTCACCGACCTGTTTGCCGCTGTCTTCTATAAGCGTTTTAATCTCCATCGCTGCAGCCGAAGAACGCTGAGCCAGGGCACGTACTTCGCTCGCCACCACGGCAAACCCACGCCCCGCCTCACCAGCACGGGCGGCTTCCACCCCGGCATTCAGCGCCAGCAGATTGGTCTGAAAGGCGATGTCATCAATCACAGAAATAATCTGCGCAATGCTTTGAGAGGAGCTTTCGATTTTGGTCATCGCCGCGACCGCTTTTTGAACCACAACATCGCTGCTTTCAGCCTCGACGCGGGCCGCCTCCATGGTCTGTTCGACCGCTTTTGCCCCTTCGGCGGCGGATTTCACCGACTGTGTCAGCTCATCCAAGGCAGCCGCGGTTTCTTCCAGGGTTGCCGCCTGGCTCTCGGTGCGATGGGACAGGTCCGTCGAGGCCTGGCTGATCTCAACGGCGCCATTACCGATACTGCTGGAGGTGGCCATAACGTCTCCAACGATGCTCTTTAGGGTAATGACGGTCTGATTGAAATCACCGCGCAGCTTTTCATATCCCTCTGGGAACTGCTCCTCAATCTGTACCATAAGATTGCCATCCGACAGCTGCGACAACACCCGGCTCAGGTGCTCTACCATCTGGTTCAGCTCTGCATCACGGCCTTCGGCCTTTTTCTTTTCCAGAGCCTGCATTTCGACCAGCGCATCGCGGAAAACATCCAACGCCCGGGCCATCTGGCCAATCTCGTCACCCCGGTCCTGCCCCTGGATCTCGACCGTGTTGTTCCCATCGGCCAGACCTTTCATCGACACCGTAATGCGATTGACCGCGCGGGCCAGGCTGCCGCCCACGATCAAGGCAAAGGCACCGCCCAGCAGAATGGCCACAAAAATCGCTGCAGGAATCATGGTTTGGGTCAGCGCTGAAATTTCAGCGTTTTCAGCCTGGCGCGCCCGCATCGTGGTAAGTACCTCAGCTTCGAAAGAAGCCATGATTTCGGAAAACTCTGCAAAATAGGCAGCACCGCGCCCCTCGGCAACAAAATCAGCCATATCATCCATGGTCTTGGCATCGCCAATTTCACGGCGCAGCGCCAGCAGGGGCTCAACCGCCTGTTGACGCCAATCCGCTATGATCTTTGCCAATTTGGTGATGCGGATCTCCTGCATCAGGCTCTCACTGGATTTCTCAGTCAGGCTGGCGACCAAGCGATCAAAAGTCTCGATGCCGATGTTATACGGCTCCAGAGAAGCCTCTTCTCCGGTCAACAGATAGCCGCGCATGCTGGATTCCATATCCACAGCAACCGCCAAGAGATCCTTGGCCTCACTGATGATTGAATGGGCCTGTTCAACGGCAATCAGCGAACTGTTCATGAAATCTGGGCTGGCAATGCCAGTTTTAACCATGGTCATAAAAACCTGACGGCGATCAGCCAGACGAACCTCTTCCTCTTCGATGAATTGTTCGATTTCAGAGCGAAACGCCTCGAAGAACACTGTCCCCTTGGCCGTCTTAACCTCTGAGGCCATGTCATTCATGGTCATGGCATCGCCAATGTCACGTCGCAGGTTGATGGCCTGTTCAGCAACATCGGACTGCCAGGCGCGCAGTGTGT from Phaeobacter sp. G2 encodes the following:
- a CDS encoding cytochrome b/b6 domain-containing protein, yielding MPAQNTTSSYGSVTKSFHWLTALLLISAFLMGLIANDLAHDIQSPSFDGSAETLSRAVLLFSIHKTIGVAAFFTGLARIVWALSQPKPGLLHPENKPEALAAEVVHWVLYGAMVATPLTGWIHHAASTGFAPIWWPFGQELPFVAKSDATAALFGALHWISTKTLMVTFGLHVAGALKHVVIDRDATLRRMLPNSGDLPTPPAQKHSLVPAAIAAVIWAAVLTGGVMLAQSTPHDHDGHSHAEASPAAQAGAQSENQASNGTGNWTVQDGKLALTIQQMGSSVSGSFANWQADITFDNPDAPGPAGQVAVEIDITSLTLGTVTDQAMGADYFDSATYPKARFEAQLEKLETGYQAVGELTIRDKTQPLTLPFTLQIDGDTAQMQGQTVVNRLDFDIGAGTQDEGTLGFEVVLDISLTAQQTN
- a CDS encoding YceI family protein, with product MKKILAAAALVGLSTTAAFAAPEKYVLDSSHSQIVFSYNHLGFSTGVGMFSGFEGEIMFDQEDPANSSVSVSMPLNSMLTGWQARFDHFMSADFFGAEGDEQITFTSSKIEVTGDTTAHITGDLTLNGVTKSVVLDATLNQVGDHPMAGKPWAGFDATTTLVRSDYGLGKFAPYVGDEVSVQISVEAMKAE
- a CDS encoding DUF5708 family protein, producing MSISSQAPLPYGHQYRSRFMGNARTAGNLATAMPLVLSFEANWGVRILMLRGLGLATLVSASGLWLFPSNVADPELSLLKVGVSVLFCVLGLVLMTTRNQSQPPEACFDPVRRELRVLRCDAHGQPKTVLRRSYDTIGGARLNDGAVQLFENDGSLLIEIPLGSTAARSQLRDQLSGAVQLFN
- the rpsF gene encoding 30S ribosomal protein S6 translates to MPLYEHVMIARQDLSNSQAEGLVEHFGAVLADNEGKLVDSEYWGVKTMAYKINKNRKGHYAFLRTDAPAAAVQEMERLMRLHDDVMRVLTIKVDEHAEGPSVQMQKRDERDTRRERR
- the rpsR gene encoding 30S ribosomal protein S18 is translated as MAAKPFFRRRKVCPFSGDNAPKIDYKDTRLLQRYISERGKIVPSRITAVSAKKQRELARAIKRARFLALLPYAVK
- the rplI gene encoding 50S ribosomal protein L9, translating into MQVILLERVAKLGQMGDVVDVKPGFARNFLLPQAKAKVASEANLAAFEEQKAQLEARNLETKAEAAALAEKLDGQQFVVIRSASDAGSLYGSVTTRDAADAASEAGFSVDKKQVVLIDPIKDLGLHTVLVKLHPEVEAQIKLNVARSAEEAELQASGKSIQELAAEEEAAAEFEISELFDDIGSAASDDDDEGDAPAAAADEESAT
- a CDS encoding helix-turn-helix transcriptional regulator, which translates into the protein MPIRVNLDMMLVRRKVKSRELAAAVGITEANLSLLKSGKVKGVRFATLDAICQFLECQPGDILEHLPEEDS
- a CDS encoding complement resistance protein TraT, whose translation is MTDKFVTPKLILTAAVTALGLGVSACGLSPAAQPLRTSGPISASYNSDLVDCRQIAMRYDNELTSEGAMIGALIGAATGAGESHEDAIAGAAIGGLIGAAEGTMDKEEKQREMIIRCMQNRDHPVIG
- a CDS encoding lytic transglycosylase domain-containing protein — its product is MTFRNSGKTMILLLSLAVPLASTACSPVKPGGAGTQITPPLYPNETPQLRQSINHWADHYEVPRALVHRLAIRESTHRPKAINRPYYGLLQILPATARSMGFSGAPKDLLDADTNLEYSVKYLRGAWLLSDGSFDTAVKHYSRGYYYEAKRRGMLKETGLVK
- a CDS encoding bifunctional 2',3'-cyclic-nucleotide 2'-phosphodiesterase/3'-nucleotidase, whose protein sequence is MPISLDRRSFLAGSAGFIALHPFSLQAASNQMHLRLMETTDLHVHVFPYDYYADKPRDTVGLARTASIVNDIRAEATNALLLDNGDFLQGNPMGDYIAYERGMREGDLHPVIAAMNTVGFDASTLGNHEFNYGLDFLMKSLAGAQFPVVCANIAKETGAGPRDDKTLLPPYVLMDRELTDGAGAKHAIKIGLIGFVPPQVMNWDRRHLEGNVQARDILQAARAYVPEMKEKGADIIIALSHSGIGGGQETDGMENASLVLAGVDGIDAIMTGHSHLVFPSSKYDGLDGIDVAKGTLQGKPATMGGYWGSHLGLIDLMLERDAGGWRVVGHAAEARPISKRNEDRSITALVKSDAQVLASVAQQHEETLAYVRRAVGKTDAPLHSYFALVADDPSVQIVSIAQSWYIAQMLKGTKYEGLPILSAAAPFKAGGRGGPEYFTDVPKGDVAIKNVSDLYLYPNTARAVLVTGAQVKDWLERSAGMFNQVEPGKADQILLNPDFPSYNFDVMDGVRYQIDLSQPSKFSSKGVLQNPEANRIVNLTFNGAPIDPAAKFIIATNNYRAGGGGDFPGAMGDTIVFEGPDTNRDVIVRYIVEKGTISPRADANWSFAPLPGTSVLFDTGPKASDYAKDVQGVTLSAAGDGPDGFARFRIDL
- a CDS encoding CHASE3 domain-containing protein is translated as MSVALFPLALIAAVGALAVYDLQRMEATSHKVDHSQQIMDQVATLNAAAFEMEAGLRGYELAGQERYLEPYEKGSAETFAALEELSVSVRDDPAMAERLSEAENTLRAWQSDVAEQAINLRRDIGDAMTMNDMASEVKTAKGTVFFEAFRSEIEQFIEEEEVRLADRRQVFMTMVKTGIASPDFMNSSLIAVEQAHSIISEAKDLLAVAVDMESSMRGYLLTGEEASLEPYNIGIETFDRLVASLTEKSSESLMQEIRITKLAKIIADWRQQAVEPLLALRREIGDAKTMDDMADFVAEGRGAAYFAEFSEIMASFEAEVLTTMRARQAENAEISALTQTMIPAAIFVAILLGGAFALIVGGSLARAVNRITVSMKGLADGNNTVEIQGQDRGDEIGQMARALDVFRDALVEMQALEKKKAEGRDAELNQMVEHLSRVLSQLSDGNLMVQIEEQFPEGYEKLRGDFNQTVITLKSIVGDVMATSSSIGNGAVEISQASTDLSHRTESQAATLEETAAALDELTQSVKSAAEGAKAVEQTMEAARVEAESSDVVVQKAVAAMTKIESSSQSIAQIISVIDDIAFQTNLLALNAGVEAARAGEAGRGFAVVASEVRALAQRSSAAAMEIKTLIEDSGKQVGEGVDLVGQAGDALQTIVEQVSRISTQVSDIAEGAVEQSTGLNEINTGMIQLDQVTQQNAAMVEEATAASILLKTDAGKLADLMGNFQISHQPRSLGADASPAAAVATALRDVETTESWDSVAEVAPMMAATGTDGIRA